A single genomic interval of Microbacterium hydrocarbonoxydans harbors:
- a CDS encoding ABC-F family ATP-binding cassette domain-containing protein, whose protein sequence is MGYIDVAGVSLTLPDGRPLLDEATFRVGSGSTSALIGPNGAGKTTLLRVIRGDQQADAGVVTIDGGLGVMDQFVGHGESGQTVQELLVRVAPRRIRAAAETLEAAENALIERDEHDTQMAYATAIAEYADAGGYEHETVWDQCTVAALGVPYERARFRELTTLSGGEQKRLALEALLRGPDEVLLLDEPDNYLDVPTKRWLEEQLRQTPKTVLLVSHDRELLARAVDRLITLEPGGAGASAWVHGGGFATYHQARSDRMDRLDELRRRWDEQHEKLRVLVATLKVKASANDGFASRYQAAQTRLRKFEEAGPPEERPPAQDFDMRLRGARTGKRAVVARRLELTGLMHPFDAEVWYGDRVAVLGSNGSGKSHFLRLLARGGSDPDPTLGHVTSTGEQLAEVAHSGRATLGARVVPGLFAQTHAHPEFVGRTLLEILHRGDERRAGMPRDAASSALDRYGLVRQAQQTFESLSGGQQARFQVLLLELSGATLLLLDEPTDNLDIESAEALEEALRRFEGTVLAVTHDRWFARSFDRFLVFGSDGEVYESDTPVWDERRVARAR, encoded by the coding sequence GTGGGATATATCGATGTAGCGGGGGTCTCCCTGACCCTCCCCGACGGCAGGCCGCTGTTGGACGAGGCGACGTTCCGCGTCGGCTCCGGATCGACCAGTGCTCTGATCGGACCCAACGGCGCAGGCAAGACCACCCTGCTCCGGGTGATCCGCGGCGACCAGCAGGCGGATGCCGGGGTCGTCACGATCGACGGCGGACTCGGCGTGATGGACCAGTTCGTCGGCCACGGCGAGTCGGGTCAGACGGTGCAGGAGCTGCTGGTGCGGGTCGCCCCTCGGCGGATCCGTGCGGCTGCCGAGACGCTCGAGGCCGCGGAGAACGCCCTGATCGAACGCGACGAGCACGACACTCAGATGGCGTACGCGACGGCGATCGCCGAGTACGCGGATGCCGGGGGATACGAGCACGAGACGGTGTGGGATCAGTGCACCGTGGCCGCTCTCGGCGTCCCCTACGAGCGTGCCCGATTCCGCGAGCTCACGACGCTCTCGGGCGGTGAGCAGAAGCGGCTCGCTCTGGAGGCGCTGCTGCGCGGCCCCGACGAGGTGCTGCTGCTCGACGAGCCGGACAACTACCTCGACGTGCCGACCAAGCGGTGGCTCGAGGAGCAGCTGCGTCAGACGCCGAAGACGGTGCTGCTGGTGTCGCACGACCGCGAGCTGCTCGCTCGGGCCGTCGACCGGCTGATCACGCTCGAACCGGGTGGCGCCGGTGCGTCGGCCTGGGTGCACGGCGGCGGCTTCGCCACGTACCACCAGGCGCGCAGCGACCGCATGGACCGTCTCGACGAGCTGCGCAGGCGTTGGGACGAGCAGCACGAGAAGCTGCGAGTGCTCGTCGCGACCCTCAAGGTCAAGGCGTCGGCCAATGACGGGTTCGCCTCGCGCTACCAGGCGGCCCAGACCCGCCTGCGCAAGTTCGAGGAGGCGGGTCCGCCGGAAGAGCGGCCGCCCGCCCAGGACTTCGACATGCGACTGCGCGGCGCCCGCACGGGGAAGCGGGCCGTGGTGGCGCGGCGCCTCGAGCTGACGGGACTGATGCATCCGTTCGACGCCGAGGTCTGGTACGGCGACCGGGTCGCGGTGCTCGGATCCAACGGCTCCGGCAAGTCCCACTTCCTGCGCCTGCTCGCACGCGGCGGGAGCGACCCCGATCCGACGCTCGGTCACGTGACGTCGACCGGCGAGCAGCTGGCGGAGGTCGCGCACTCCGGACGGGCGACGCTCGGCGCGCGGGTCGTGCCAGGACTGTTCGCGCAGACTCACGCGCACCCCGAGTTCGTCGGACGCACGCTGCTCGAGATCCTGCACAGGGGAGACGAGCGACGGGCGGGCATGCCGCGGGATGCGGCGAGCTCGGCGCTGGACAGGTACGGTCTGGTGCGCCAGGCGCAGCAGACGTTCGAGTCGCTGTCCGGCGGTCAGCAGGCCCGGTTCCAGGTGCTGCTGCTCGAACTCTCGGGCGCGACGCTGCTGCTGCTCGACGAGCCCACCGACAACCTCGACATCGAGTCGGCGGAGGCGCTCGAGGAGGCGCTGCGACGCTTCGAGGGGACGGTGCTCGCGGTCACGCACGACCGCTGGTTCGCCCGCTCGTTCGATCGGTTCCTCGTCTTCGGCTCCGACGGCGAGGTGTACGAATCCGACACCCCGGTGTGGGACGAGCGCCGGGTGGCGCGGGCGCGCTGA
- a CDS encoding sensor histidine kinase — protein MNTTTSTVQATMERGWRRYFDEPTPLMKQGPTAIAVGVAAVLMWAIPNIPVTDPVVAVLGLVTIAAVTALAAVLSVRGVYDGWVVMLIPMIDILGLGAIRAGTGGPASLFSSFVLLPVIWIAAAPGRRQVIIVGVFSSVALLMPNLIDPPEDPVAWLRGVIGPLVFATVGAIVNELSRLQRLRTAQAEAHVAERTEALAAKQAMLEQLTASEQQYRSLSESFTSLWNSITGQAVIATDNCGTITAWNPGAVRLLGMPVQEALAEVRVDRFFPSHVLAQFALDGAGRSEDGLHPGLRALFDDADAGVPVDSHIDVATVGGSTVPARVTVTPYQDSDGSKHGYLLVITDETRAVEVARMKDEFVGMISHELRTPLSAIIGFLDLLKNDPAQPLSVDQQEFVGIIERNAQRLLNLVGDLLFTAQVESGRFPLERAEADVTELVRSAVVSAGPHAQREGIDIVADVPTTPVRVSVDSGRIGQALDNLLSNAIKFTGEGGRVSASVRQVDGGVELAVRDTGVGIPEDEQGMLFTRFFRASTATRNAVPGVGLGLTITRAIVLAHGGTMDVTSQEGVGTEFRMLLPAAPRTEVIPVVDRR, from the coding sequence ATGAACACCACCACCAGCACCGTGCAGGCCACCATGGAACGCGGGTGGCGCCGGTACTTCGACGAACCGACGCCGCTCATGAAGCAGGGGCCGACCGCGATCGCGGTCGGGGTCGCCGCCGTGCTCATGTGGGCGATCCCCAACATCCCGGTCACCGACCCCGTTGTCGCCGTCCTCGGGCTCGTCACGATCGCCGCGGTGACGGCGCTCGCCGCCGTGCTCTCGGTGCGCGGCGTGTACGACGGCTGGGTCGTGATGCTCATCCCGATGATCGACATCCTCGGGCTCGGTGCGATCAGGGCGGGCACCGGAGGGCCGGCGTCGCTCTTCTCCTCGTTCGTCCTGCTGCCCGTGATCTGGATCGCCGCGGCACCCGGCCGACGCCAGGTGATCATCGTCGGCGTCTTCTCGTCGGTGGCGCTGCTGATGCCGAACCTCATCGACCCCCCGGAGGACCCGGTCGCGTGGCTGCGTGGCGTGATCGGCCCGCTCGTGTTCGCGACAGTCGGCGCCATCGTCAACGAGCTGTCGCGTCTGCAGCGCCTGCGCACAGCCCAGGCCGAAGCGCACGTCGCCGAGCGGACCGAGGCGCTGGCGGCGAAGCAGGCCATGCTCGAACAGCTCACGGCGAGCGAGCAGCAGTACCGCTCGCTTTCCGAATCGTTCACGAGCCTGTGGAACTCGATCACCGGGCAGGCTGTCATCGCCACGGACAACTGCGGCACGATCACGGCCTGGAATCCGGGTGCGGTGCGCCTGCTCGGGATGCCCGTGCAGGAGGCGCTCGCCGAGGTCCGCGTCGACAGGTTCTTCCCCTCGCACGTGCTGGCGCAGTTCGCCCTGGACGGCGCGGGGCGCTCCGAGGACGGGCTGCACCCAGGGCTGCGGGCGCTGTTCGACGATGCGGATGCCGGAGTCCCGGTGGATTCGCACATCGACGTCGCGACCGTCGGCGGATCGACCGTCCCGGCGCGCGTGACCGTCACCCCGTACCAGGACTCGGACGGATCGAAGCACGGGTATCTCCTCGTGATCACCGATGAGACGAGGGCGGTCGAGGTCGCACGGATGAAGGACGAGTTCGTGGGCATGATCTCCCACGAGCTGCGCACGCCGCTGAGCGCCATCATCGGCTTCCTCGATCTGCTGAAGAACGATCCGGCGCAGCCGCTGAGCGTCGACCAGCAGGAGTTCGTCGGGATCATCGAGCGCAACGCGCAGCGCCTGCTGAACCTGGTCGGCGATCTCCTCTTCACGGCGCAGGTCGAGTCGGGGCGTTTTCCGCTGGAGCGCGCCGAGGCCGACGTCACGGAGCTGGTCCGCTCCGCGGTCGTCTCCGCCGGCCCGCATGCGCAGCGGGAGGGCATCGACATCGTCGCCGACGTGCCCACGACCCCGGTGCGAGTCTCGGTGGATTCCGGACGCATCGGTCAGGCGCTCGACAACCTGCTCTCGAACGCGATCAAGTTCACCGGCGAAGGCGGACGTGTGAGCGCGAGCGTCCGTCAGGTCGACGGCGGCGTCGAGCTCGCCGTGCGGGACACCGGCGTCGGCATCCCGGAGGACGAGCAGGGGATGCTGTTCACCCGCTTCTTCCGCGCCTCCACGGCGACCAGGAACGCCGTGCCCGGTGTCGGTCTCGGCCTCACCATCACCCGGGCGATCGTGCTCGCGCACGGCGGCACGATGGACGTCACCAGCCAGGAGGGCGTCGGCACCGAGTTCCGGATGCTGCTGCCCGCCGCCCCGCGCACCGAGGTCATCCCGGTGGTGGATCGCCGGTGA
- a CDS encoding response regulator yields MTSGRPLALVVEDSADQSDLLRRYLDREGFDVFAAVDAESAIAAFPTITPVVAVIDLLLPGISGEECARLVQERYPDCFLIVSSVLDVADYPDADAALPKPIVGADLRRLLREVPR; encoded by the coding sequence GTGACCTCCGGGCGGCCGCTGGCCCTCGTCGTCGAGGACAGTGCGGACCAGAGCGATCTCCTGCGCCGATACCTGGATCGCGAAGGGTTCGACGTGTTCGCGGCCGTCGACGCGGAGTCCGCCATCGCCGCCTTCCCCACGATCACACCCGTCGTAGCCGTGATCGACCTCCTCCTGCCGGGCATCTCCGGAGAGGAGTGCGCCCGCCTCGTGCAGGAGCGCTACCCGGACTGCTTCCTCATCGTCAGCTCGGTGCTGGACGTCGCCGACTACCCCGACGCCGACGCCGCGCTGCCCAAGCCGATCGTCGGAGCGGATCTGCGCCGCCTGCTGCGGGAAGTGCCGCGATGA
- a CDS encoding glycosyltransferase family 2 protein, with amino-acid sequence MSDLHWIETTVVVILLLCVLVGTLPVINTGLQFLALPVHAFRNHYGKAAPHHPRVAVLIPAWNEGLVLGQAIERLMQLEYPADRLRIFVIDDASTDDTPQVVGAKEAAYPGRVVHLRRDKGGEGKAHTLNHGLDVVLADDWTESVLIMDADVIFARDSLRKMSRHLADEKVGAVTAYIAEGSRDRNYLTRFIAIEYVIGQLSARRTQNVGGAIACLAGGAQLHSRANLEAIGGRIPTGTLAEDTMTTFEGQLAGRRMVFEPHAVVLAEEPRTIDSLWKQRLRWARGNVQLTSIYRHLWFRPRREHNLGSFAFGLAWFTILLLPAFMILAASAMLALLILHSDIAEFVFRFMWISAACIYLFSMLYAVQLDGRIGRQSWREALMFPGLGALLLMVIALFPWLFEGMLGGTGAEITDQTRFTWAVVFYLWGPISMLGIWLARVVEPLPGGRFFAGLLLYVCGYGSLLCAITVDSYIKEWRRADAAWIKTEKIGRVDS; translated from the coding sequence ATGTCGGACCTGCACTGGATCGAGACCACGGTCGTCGTGATCCTCCTGCTCTGCGTGCTCGTCGGTACGCTCCCGGTGATCAACACGGGGCTGCAGTTCCTCGCGCTGCCGGTGCACGCGTTCCGCAACCACTACGGCAAGGCGGCCCCTCACCATCCCAGGGTCGCGGTGCTGATCCCGGCGTGGAACGAGGGGCTGGTGCTCGGCCAGGCGATCGAGCGGCTCATGCAGCTGGAGTATCCGGCCGATCGACTGCGCATCTTCGTGATCGACGACGCGTCGACCGATGACACCCCGCAGGTGGTCGGGGCGAAAGAAGCCGCGTACCCCGGGAGGGTCGTGCATCTGCGCCGCGACAAGGGCGGCGAGGGCAAGGCGCACACCCTCAACCACGGGCTGGATGTCGTGCTCGCGGACGACTGGACCGAGTCCGTGCTCATCATGGACGCCGACGTCATCTTCGCGAGGGACTCGCTGCGCAAGATGAGCCGGCACCTCGCCGACGAGAAGGTCGGAGCCGTCACGGCGTACATCGCGGAGGGCAGCCGCGACCGCAACTACCTCACCCGTTTCATCGCGATCGAGTACGTGATCGGGCAGCTCTCCGCCCGTCGAACGCAGAACGTCGGGGGAGCGATCGCCTGCCTCGCCGGCGGTGCGCAGCTGCACTCCCGTGCGAACCTCGAGGCGATCGGCGGGCGGATCCCCACCGGCACGCTCGCCGAGGACACGATGACCACCTTCGAGGGTCAGCTCGCGGGCCGACGGATGGTCTTCGAGCCGCATGCCGTCGTCCTGGCGGAGGAGCCCCGCACGATCGACAGCCTCTGGAAGCAGCGCCTGCGCTGGGCCAGGGGCAACGTGCAGCTGACGTCGATCTACCGCCACCTGTGGTTCCGACCCCGTCGCGAGCACAATCTGGGCAGCTTCGCGTTCGGGCTCGCCTGGTTCACGATCCTGCTGCTGCCGGCGTTCATGATCCTCGCGGCCTCCGCGATGCTCGCGCTGCTCATCCTGCACAGCGACATCGCCGAGTTCGTGTTCCGCTTCATGTGGATCTCCGCCGCCTGCATCTACCTGTTCTCGATGCTCTACGCGGTGCAGCTCGACGGCCGGATCGGTCGCCAATCGTGGCGCGAGGCGCTCATGTTCCCGGGACTGGGGGCGCTCCTCCTCATGGTGATCGCGCTCTTCCCCTGGCTCTTCGAGGGGATGCTGGGCGGCACCGGTGCGGAGATCACCGACCAGACCCGGTTCACGTGGGCGGTGGTGTTCTACCTGTGGGGCCCGATCTCGATGCTGGGCATCTGGCTCGCCAGGGTCGTCGAACCGCTGCCAGGGGGTCGCTTCTTCGCCGGACTGCTGCTGTATGTCTGCGGCTACGGCTCACTGCTGTGCGCCATCACCGTCGATTCGTACATCAAGGAATGGCGTCGCGCCGACGCCGCATGGATCAAGACCGAGAAGATCGGACGGGTCGACTCATGA
- a CDS encoding PHP domain-containing protein, giving the protein MTHSLLRGDHHVHSTFSDDAVSSLEENVAAASARGLETVRLVDHVRRSTTWVPEYLAAARALHVPEELTVLTGVEAKILDAAGELDIPELPSGIDRILIADHQFPGVDGPLGPSVVRERIEAGWAPQDVLDVLVSALIATMRRHPGNQLAHCFSLLPKIGLSEADLGVERIDAWARAAAETDTLVEVNEKWGCPGIPLLDALQQAGAGIVASTDSHDASEVGRYTRVAEMLDGWEGR; this is encoded by the coding sequence GTGACCCACTCCCTGCTGCGCGGCGACCATCACGTCCACTCGACCTTCTCGGACGACGCCGTCTCCTCCCTCGAGGAGAACGTCGCGGCCGCGTCCGCCCGCGGACTCGAGACGGTGCGCCTCGTCGATCACGTGCGCCGCTCGACGACGTGGGTCCCCGAGTACCTCGCGGCGGCCCGCGCGCTGCACGTGCCGGAGGAGCTCACGGTGCTCACGGGCGTCGAAGCGAAGATCCTGGATGCCGCGGGCGAGCTCGACATCCCCGAGCTGCCGTCCGGGATCGACCGGATCCTCATCGCCGACCATCAGTTCCCCGGAGTCGACGGGCCGCTCGGTCCGAGCGTGGTCCGCGAGCGCATCGAGGCGGGGTGGGCCCCGCAGGATGTGCTGGACGTGCTGGTCTCGGCGCTGATCGCCACCATGCGCCGGCATCCGGGCAACCAGCTCGCGCACTGCTTCTCGCTCCTGCCGAAGATCGGCCTGTCCGAGGCCGATCTCGGGGTCGAGCGCATCGACGCCTGGGCTCGAGCGGCCGCCGAGACCGACACGCTGGTCGAAGTCAACGAGAAGTGGGGGTGCCCCGGCATCCCGCTCCTGGATGCGCTGCAGCAGGCGGGCGCGGGAATCGTCGCCTCGACGGACAGCCACGACGCGTCCGAGGTCGGACGCTACACGCGGGTGGCCGAGATGCTGGACGGATGGGAGGGGCGCTGA
- a CDS encoding ATP-grasp domain-containing protein, protein MTARVLVTGAGGPAGVAVIRSLLRRSDLEVFAADMDGWASGIYLVPPTHRRLVPPGRDDDFVPAIARMVADDELDLVISTVDVELIALADRRDEIAPAVLAAPSQETLATALDKLLLAERCEATGLTPRTVLAGPDAARVDWEFPVFAKPRQGAGSRGVRLVADRAALEALPLDEGLIVQDYLPGEEYSVDVIADATGKVVAAVPRTRARVDSGVAIAGRTVHDDELEQAAASIAKAIGLVGVANVQLRRDRAGRAVLLEVNPRFPGALPLTIAAGVDIPSLVADLFLGREIPAEVPFREIASVRFLEDVILEIDDVLESAHAGHQEEL, encoded by the coding sequence ATGACCGCGCGTGTACTGGTGACCGGCGCAGGGGGACCTGCCGGAGTGGCCGTGATCCGCTCGCTCCTGCGACGCTCCGACCTCGAGGTGTTCGCCGCCGACATGGACGGCTGGGCGAGCGGGATCTACCTGGTGCCCCCGACCCATCGCCGACTGGTGCCGCCGGGGCGCGACGACGACTTCGTGCCGGCGATCGCGCGGATGGTGGCCGACGACGAGCTCGACCTCGTGATCTCGACCGTCGACGTCGAACTGATCGCCCTCGCCGACCGTCGGGATGAGATCGCTCCCGCCGTGCTCGCCGCTCCCTCGCAGGAGACGCTCGCGACGGCTCTCGACAAGCTGCTGCTCGCCGAGCGCTGCGAGGCCACGGGGCTGACCCCGCGCACCGTGCTCGCGGGTCCGGACGCCGCGCGCGTCGACTGGGAGTTCCCGGTGTTCGCCAAGCCTCGCCAGGGTGCGGGCAGCCGCGGCGTCCGACTCGTGGCCGACCGCGCGGCCCTCGAGGCACTCCCACTGGACGAGGGGCTCATCGTCCAGGACTACCTCCCGGGCGAGGAGTACTCGGTCGACGTGATCGCCGACGCGACAGGGAAGGTCGTCGCTGCCGTTCCCCGCACGCGAGCTCGCGTCGATTCCGGGGTCGCAATTGCTGGTCGGACCGTGCACGACGATGAGCTCGAGCAGGCTGCGGCGTCCATCGCCAAGGCCATCGGACTGGTCGGGGTGGCCAACGTCCAGCTGCGTCGTGACCGTGCGGGACGAGCCGTGCTGCTCGAGGTCAACCCGCGGTTCCCCGGTGCGCTGCCCCTCACGATCGCCGCCGGCGTCGACATCCCCTCACTCGTGGCCGACCTGTTCCTCGGGCGCGAGATCCCGGCCGAGGTCCCTTTCCGCGAGATCGCATCCGTGCGATTCCTGGAGGATGTGATCCTCGAGATCGACGACGTCCTCGAGTCCGCGCACGCCGGGCATCAGGAGGAGCTGTGA
- a CDS encoding response regulator, whose product MPQDAPRVLVVDDDPDVALLVKTVLERRAGCEVVVATDGHAAVERLAGFSPDVVVTDIEMPGFDGLQLLAALRRDDPLLPVIVMTAHVSVEYAVSALRAQADEFLTKPLDNTRLVEAVTRLVAEGRARREANRPHEVVLAIGAHPDDVEIGVGGILAAHAQAGDAITILTLSRGARGGDADSRQHESLASAEMLGARLFVKDLVDTEISGGGATVRLIEEVVQEVQPTIVYTHSSNDRHQDHRAVSEATIAATRRVGTVACYQSPSATIDFRPTRFVRIDQFIAQKLRLLECFGSQTATRDYLEPDFVTATARYWSRFGGGAAVEPLEVVRETAEFIGAHELTRRES is encoded by the coding sequence ATGCCCCAGGATGCCCCCCGCGTCCTCGTCGTCGACGACGACCCCGACGTCGCCCTGCTCGTGAAGACCGTGCTCGAGAGGCGCGCCGGCTGCGAGGTCGTCGTCGCCACCGACGGTCACGCGGCCGTCGAACGCCTTGCTGGCTTCTCGCCCGACGTCGTCGTCACCGATATCGAGATGCCGGGCTTCGACGGCCTTCAGCTGCTGGCGGCGCTCCGCCGCGACGACCCGCTACTGCCGGTCATCGTGATGACCGCGCACGTCTCCGTCGAGTACGCCGTCTCGGCGCTCCGCGCGCAGGCGGACGAGTTCCTCACCAAGCCGCTCGACAACACCCGCCTGGTCGAGGCCGTGACCCGGCTCGTCGCCGAGGGGCGGGCGCGGCGTGAGGCGAACCGGCCGCACGAGGTCGTGCTCGCGATCGGCGCGCACCCGGATGACGTCGAGATCGGCGTCGGCGGCATCCTCGCGGCCCACGCGCAGGCGGGCGACGCCATCACGATCCTGACGCTGTCGCGCGGAGCACGCGGCGGCGACGCCGACAGCCGCCAGCACGAGTCCCTCGCCTCGGCGGAGATGCTCGGCGCACGCCTGTTCGTCAAGGACCTCGTCGACACGGAGATCTCCGGTGGTGGCGCCACCGTACGGCTGATCGAGGAGGTCGTGCAGGAGGTGCAGCCCACCATCGTCTACACCCACTCCTCGAACGACCGCCACCAGGATCACCGGGCCGTGAGCGAGGCGACCATCGCGGCGACCCGCCGCGTCGGAACGGTCGCCTGTTACCAGAGCCCGTCCGCGACGATCGACTTCCGACCGACGCGCTTCGTGCGGATCGACCAGTTCATCGCGCAGAAGCTCCGATTGCTGGAGTGCTTCGGCTCGCAGACGGCGACCCGGGACTACCTCGAGCCCGATTTCGTGACGGCCACCGCCCGATACTGGTCGCGTTTCGGCGGGGGAGCAGCGGTCGAGCCACTGGAGGTCGTCCGCGAGACCGCCGAGTTCATCGGCGCTCACGAACTCACCCGACGGGAGAGCTGA
- a CDS encoding DUF2277 domain-containing protein: protein MCRNIVPLNNLEPAATDAECHDAALQFVRKISGTTAPSRANQAVFDQAVEEIALATRALIDGLTTSAPRKNREEEATKRRARSAERYEAIRVFQQEKRARSAS from the coding sequence ATGTGCCGAAACATCGTCCCGCTGAACAATCTCGAACCGGCCGCCACGGATGCCGAATGTCACGATGCCGCACTGCAGTTCGTGCGCAAGATCTCGGGGACGACCGCACCGTCCCGCGCGAACCAGGCCGTGTTCGACCAGGCGGTCGAGGAGATCGCGCTCGCGACGAGGGCGCTCATCGACGGCCTGACCACGAGCGCACCCCGCAAGAATCGCGAGGAGGAGGCGACGAAGCGCCGTGCGCGTTCGGCCGAGCGCTACGAGGCGATCCGGGTGTTCCAGCAGGAGAAGCGGGCACGTTCGGCATCCTGA